A part of Chloroflexota bacterium genomic DNA contains:
- a CDS encoding histidine kinase, giving the protein MSSLEPPQPRDGVDVAGALPPGRAAPVADQQPADLFDNIEQEEAMLSAVLASISDGLIVIDGDQFIRYCNMPAAQFLGLDRAAIVGRTVHEAFSHVSRSVLNRTEAREAWDRALSNLDEHPSFEVVIRQPVRRDLVVQFFPLKSGAGSRSAGILMHDVSVLKLVALLEERERIAMDLHDGVIQSLYAVGLGLAARERALRDGAADDARDALQNAISQINQVIQEIRNYIVELRPEELGDRGLMAGLAELAGQLRANGLLCPALNLDPSAGDLVSPDAAGNLLYIAHEAISNVIRHADASEASISVTADEGRLKLTIRDDGHGFDPERTGRRTGDGLRNMAERARALGARFTISSAPGQGTELSLEMPLPTAEREQ; this is encoded by the coding sequence TTGTCGTCGCTCGAGCCGCCGCAGCCGCGTGACGGCGTCGACGTGGCGGGGGCGCTTCCGCCAGGACGCGCAGCGCCGGTCGCCGATCAACAGCCGGCGGATCTGTTCGACAACATCGAGCAGGAAGAGGCGATGCTGTCCGCCGTGCTGGCGAGCATCAGCGATGGGCTCATCGTCATCGACGGCGATCAGTTCATTCGCTACTGCAACATGCCGGCGGCCCAGTTCCTCGGGCTCGATCGGGCTGCCATCGTTGGTCGGACCGTCCACGAGGCCTTCAGCCACGTCAGTCGGTCGGTCCTCAATCGGACAGAGGCGCGGGAGGCGTGGGACCGCGCCCTCAGCAACCTCGACGAGCACCCCAGCTTCGAGGTCGTGATCCGGCAGCCCGTCCGCCGGGACCTCGTTGTCCAGTTTTTCCCTCTGAAATCGGGGGCGGGCTCGCGAAGCGCCGGAATCCTCATGCACGACGTGAGCGTCCTGAAGCTGGTCGCCCTGCTCGAGGAGCGCGAGCGCATCGCCATGGACCTCCACGATGGCGTCATCCAGTCGCTATATGCCGTCGGCCTCGGCCTCGCCGCGCGGGAGCGCGCGCTCCGCGATGGGGCAGCGGACGATGCGCGAGACGCCCTGCAAAACGCCATTTCTCAGATCAATCAAGTGATCCAGGAGATCCGCAACTACATCGTCGAGCTGCGACCGGAGGAGCTCGGGGACCGCGGCTTGATGGCCGGCCTGGCCGAGCTCGCGGGACAGCTTCGCGCCAACGGCCTGCTCTGCCCAGCGCTCAATCTCGACCCGAGCGCTGGTGACTTGGTCAGCCCCGATGCGGCGGGAAACTTGCTCTACATCGCCCACGAGGCCATCTCGAACGTCATCCGCCACGCGGATGCCAGCGAGGCATCCATCAGCGTGACGGCCGACGAAGGGCGCCTGAAGCTTACGATTCGCGACGACGGCCACGGATTTGACCCAGAGCGCACCGGCCGGCGCACCGGCGATGGTCTGCGGAACATGGCCGAGCGGGCCAGAGCCCTCGGCGCCCGCTTCACCATCTCCAGCGCGCCGGGCCAGGGAACAGAGCTGTCCCTCGAAATGCCGCTCCCCACGGCGGAGCGCGAGCAATGA
- a CDS encoding response regulator transcription factor: protein MSQEPIRLLLVDDHHVVRLGLASLFATVPHFSVVGEAGTIAEAVARVRECEPNVVIMDVRLPDGSGVEACREIRSERPDVRVIMLTSYADRDAVVASIMAGAAGYLLKQTEPNRLIDAVNSVALGGSLLDPGITETVLDWMRHLGPQDVDDPLAGLSEQERKILPLIAEGKTNREIAGDLYLSEHTVKTYVSNILQKLQLTRRAEAAAYIAQRRLPPGS, encoded by the coding sequence ATGAGCCAGGAGCCGATTCGCCTGCTCCTCGTCGACGACCACCACGTCGTACGCCTCGGGCTGGCAAGCCTCTTCGCCACGGTGCCGCATTTCTCCGTCGTCGGAGAGGCGGGAACGATCGCGGAGGCCGTCGCGCGCGTGCGCGAGTGCGAGCCCAACGTCGTGATCATGGACGTCCGGCTTCCGGACGGGAGCGGGGTCGAAGCCTGCCGCGAGATTCGATCCGAGCGGCCGGACGTGCGCGTCATCATGCTGACGTCGTACGCGGATCGGGACGCGGTCGTTGCATCTATCATGGCGGGCGCGGCAGGGTACCTCCTGAAACAAACCGAGCCCAACCGCTTGATCGACGCGGTCAACTCCGTTGCGCTCGGCGGGTCGCTCCTGGATCCCGGCATCACCGAAACGGTGCTGGACTGGATGCGCCATCTGGGTCCGCAGGACGTCGACGACCCGCTCGCCGGTCTCTCGGAACAAGAACGCAAGATCCTTCCCCTGATCGCCGAGGGGAAGACGAATCGCGAGATCGCCGGGGATCTGTACTTGAGCGAGCACACCGTGAAAACGTACGTGAGCAACATTCTCCAGAAGCTCCAGCTCACCCGCCGGGC